In the genome of Pristis pectinata isolate sPriPec2 chromosome 10, sPriPec2.1.pri, whole genome shotgun sequence, one region contains:
- the selenol gene encoding selenoprotein L — protein sequence MEERVPAPGEEQLLRALGELSQAGRRILVAAREESSADMVQEFVSQKIGCLAGLIPLYANFFNNLCLRKRSDAEDLFKKFYHSASVRDQVEDLLEFEVEWNNFLGDIDSQMKANSFQAQLRLGAQVPGCLVFTDVRSEREVQLKEFLQGQKLLLVLLRHFA from the exons ATGGAGGAGCGTGTCCCGGCACCGGGAGAGGAGCAGCTGCTGCGGGCTCTCGGGGAGCTGTCGCAAGCCGGCCGGAGGATCCTGGTGGCGGCGAGGGAGGAGAGTAGCGCAG ATATGGTCCAAGAGTTTGTCTCCCAGAAGATAGGCTGTTTGGCTGGACTGATTCCGCTGTATGCTAACTTTTTCAACAA TTTGTGTCTGCGGAAGAGAAGTGATGCCGAAGATCTGTTCAAGAAGTTTTACCA CTCTGCCTCTGTACGGGATCAGGTGGAAGACTTGCTGGAGTTTGAG GTGGAGTGGAACAATTTCCTTGGTGATATTGATAGTCAAATGAAGGCTAACTCTTTCCAGGCCCAGCTGAGATTGGGCGCACAGGTCCCTGGGTGCCTGGTGTTCACTGATGTAAGAAGTGAAAG AGAAGTTCAACTCAAAGAGTTCCTGCAAGGTCAGAAGTTGCTGCTGGTCTTGCTGAGGCATTTTGCCTGA